The following proteins come from a genomic window of Vallitaleaceae bacterium 9-2:
- a CDS encoding glycoside hydrolase family 66 protein, protein MQEKKKQMIKDVYPTKGQFHKGEEVAVVIELEEYTIEQLKKTSQELEIIVTHFDKQVFCGKYALELDSRSIQYPIKPFECGGYGVTIKLGTECMRTAFDVAKSHHIIPRYGFLSDFTTEDTGDEDIKSMLRLHMNLVQFYDWMYRHEYLVADTKQYMDLMGKSMSTEIVQKKIDACHRYGMKTMAYGAVYAASKEFYEEHADWGMYTNDAKPITFIDLFYIMNIDATCPWHQHIIDQYCTALKRMDFDGIHMDTYGYPKSGYDVDKSYIKMDEAFGPLIDNTKAALDKVKKETTVIFNNVGNWPLDVTAKANQDILYVEVWEPYDKYVHIQRIIHEAKVASSKSLIISAYLKPYMYATQEQAFNALALLTACIIANGSTHLVMGEDKRVLTQGYYVDHYPVEERYYNAIRKYYDFSVQYAEIFFDKELIDVSMTHAYGDNLEYVFEKVETSPYAQAGKVWTIIREHTTMKVISFINLVGNNEQWNEGKNRPIVQRDMIVKILLNQSIEGVYLISPESPKMQKLTYETYDQGRGTVAVVHVDKIDIWSVLVVR, encoded by the coding sequence ATGCAAGAGAAAAAAAAGCAGATGATCAAAGATGTGTATCCAACTAAAGGACAATTTCATAAAGGAGAAGAAGTCGCTGTTGTGATCGAACTTGAAGAATATACGATAGAACAGTTAAAGAAAACCTCTCAGGAGTTAGAAATTATAGTTACACATTTTGACAAGCAGGTGTTTTGTGGAAAATATGCGCTAGAATTGGATTCAAGGAGCATACAATATCCAATAAAGCCATTTGAATGTGGAGGATATGGCGTTACGATTAAACTAGGTACTGAATGTATGAGAACGGCTTTTGATGTGGCTAAAAGCCATCATATCATTCCAAGATATGGATTTTTGAGTGATTTTACAACCGAAGATACTGGAGATGAAGACATTAAAAGCATGCTAAGATTACATATGAACCTAGTACAATTTTATGATTGGATGTATAGACATGAATATTTGGTAGCGGATACGAAGCAGTATATGGATCTAATGGGAAAATCCATGTCAACTGAAATTGTACAAAAAAAAATAGATGCTTGTCATCGCTATGGGATGAAAACAATGGCATACGGGGCGGTATATGCTGCTTCCAAAGAATTTTATGAAGAACATGCAGATTGGGGAATGTATACCAATGATGCAAAGCCAATTACTTTTATTGATTTATTTTATATTATGAATATTGATGCAACATGTCCTTGGCATCAACATATTATTGACCAGTATTGCACAGCGCTTAAGCGAATGGACTTTGACGGAATTCACATGGATACATATGGATACCCCAAAAGTGGTTATGACGTGGATAAGAGTTATATCAAGATGGATGAAGCTTTTGGCCCATTAATTGATAACACAAAGGCTGCATTAGATAAAGTGAAAAAAGAAACAACGGTTATATTTAACAATGTGGGGAACTGGCCGTTAGATGTTACTGCCAAAGCAAATCAAGATATTTTGTATGTTGAAGTGTGGGAGCCATATGACAAATATGTACATATACAGCGTATAATTCATGAAGCAAAAGTAGCAAGTTCTAAAAGTTTGATTATATCTGCCTATTTAAAACCTTACATGTATGCAACACAAGAGCAAGCATTTAATGCATTAGCATTGTTGACGGCTTGTATTATTGCCAATGGAAGTACCCATTTGGTTATGGGGGAAGACAAGCGGGTGTTAACTCAAGGATATTATGTGGATCACTATCCTGTTGAAGAACGGTATTATAATGCCATTAGAAAATACTATGACTTTAGTGTACAATATGCAGAAATTTTTTTTGATAAAGAGCTTATAGATGTTTCGATGACGCATGCCTATGGTGATAATTTAGAATATGTCTTTGAGAAAGTAGAGACGAGTCCATATGCACAAGCGGGAAAAGTATGGACAATCATACGTGAACATACTACCATGAAAGTTATCTCTTTCATTAATTTAGTCGGGAATAATGAACAATGGAATGAAGGAAAGAATAGACCTATAGTCCAAAGGGATATGATAGTTAAGATTTTGCTGAATCAGTCAATTGAAGGAGTGTACTTGATATCTCCAGAGTCACCAAAGATGCAAAAATTAACCTATGAAACATATGATCAAGGAAGAGGAACGGTTGCAGTGGTGCATGTAGATAAAATTGATATCTGGTCGGTATTGGTTGTTAGATAA
- a CDS encoding cache domain-containing protein gives MRQKFLIKSISLKIFLSTSLLILVAITIISTALFNQYSESLMEQSYEKAQQVVELSAMNIESYLNELYRLSLSPYYNQDVIDALDKNINDTDLVSLHRTRTIEDFLEQILIIPRQDILRVFIFTDDIYKGERMPSSINTQEDYTQYDWYKKALTSEEPLLVSAHLEQVIKNPTHVVFSIVQVIKSTRKIERVLGVIKVDANYSTIIDICDKTDFGDDGGVAIIDSNAQLIYSNIPNIDLADYPSSTFSNDKRISFNGDDYLINTTKIQGSDWHLVGVTSIHTINQKILSVKSTAILIASICFVLSLIIIYIYLRRFLLPLHQIIKTIGQIQKGNLDVQFHCTPSDELGDLARSLNSMVFELKKMFEENDNLAHQIYEAKYLQKEAQINSLFSQIQPHFIYNTLNMISMQIQSNATEDAINNINQLSIMLRGLSHLDKDIPIATELDFLKAYLGIQKSRYIDRLDYTIDVDPKILEYTLPALSLQPIVENSVIHGCESKKSTTHIKIYSKLDDKALLLIVEDDGIGMTKAQCDALSYKLSNPDAMNTEINPYDKSSGIALINVNRRLQIKYGKSYGIDVNSIKNHGTKVSIRLPKAL, from the coding sequence ATGAGACAAAAATTCCTTATTAAAAGTATATCCCTAAAAATATTTTTAAGCACAAGCTTACTCATACTCGTTGCCATTACCATTATTTCCACGGCACTTTTTAATCAGTATAGCGAAAGTCTCATGGAACAATCATATGAAAAAGCTCAGCAGGTTGTAGAGCTGTCCGCAATGAATATTGAAAGCTATCTCAATGAACTCTACCGCTTGTCTTTGTCCCCATACTATAATCAAGATGTTATCGATGCACTCGATAAAAACATCAATGACACTGATCTTGTCAGCCTACATAGAACACGAACTATCGAAGATTTTCTTGAGCAAATTCTTATTATTCCAAGACAAGATATTTTAAGAGTATTTATTTTTACTGATGACATATATAAGGGTGAGAGAATGCCTTCTTCCATTAACACTCAGGAAGACTATACGCAATATGATTGGTATAAAAAAGCCCTGACAAGTGAAGAACCACTGCTCGTCTCGGCACATCTTGAGCAGGTCATCAAAAATCCTACTCATGTTGTCTTTTCAATTGTTCAAGTCATAAAAAGTACACGAAAGATAGAACGTGTCCTTGGCGTTATCAAAGTCGATGCCAATTATTCAACAATCATTGATATTTGTGATAAAACGGATTTCGGTGACGATGGTGGCGTTGCCATCATCGATTCCAATGCTCAACTCATCTATTCAAACATCCCAAACATTGACCTTGCAGATTATCCTTCATCCACTTTTAGCAATGATAAACGCATAAGCTTTAATGGTGATGATTACCTAATCAATACCACTAAGATTCAAGGGTCCGATTGGCACTTAGTCGGCGTTACTTCTATTCATACAATCAATCAAAAGATACTCAGCGTAAAATCAACGGCAATTCTTATTGCTTCCATTTGTTTTGTACTCTCTCTAATTATTATCTATATCTACCTTCGTCGTTTTTTACTGCCGCTCCATCAGATTATTAAAACTATCGGGCAGATTCAAAAGGGGAATCTAGATGTTCAGTTTCACTGCACCCCAAGCGATGAGCTTGGTGACCTTGCACGTTCCTTAAACAGCATGGTCTTTGAGTTAAAGAAGATGTTTGAGGAAAACGATAATCTAGCCCATCAAATATACGAAGCCAAGTATCTGCAAAAAGAAGCACAAATCAACTCCTTATTTAGCCAAATTCAACCCCACTTTATTTATAACACCCTAAACATGATCAGTATGCAGATTCAAAGCAACGCCACCGAAGATGCTATTAATAACATCAACCAGTTAAGCATTATGTTGCGTGGTCTTAGTCACTTAGATAAAGATATTCCTATAGCCACTGAATTAGATTTTTTAAAAGCTTATCTAGGCATTCAAAAAAGTCGCTATATTGATCGTCTCGATTATACGATTGATGTGGACCCAAAAATTCTAGAGTATACGCTCCCTGCACTTAGCCTTCAACCTATTGTCGAAAATTCAGTCATTCATGGCTGTGAATCAAAAAAGTCAACCACACATATTAAGATATATAGTAAGTTAGACGATAAAGCTCTACTTCTTATCGTTGAAGATGATGGTATCGGTATGACCAAGGCACAATGCGATGCATTATCTTACAAACTTAGCAACCCCGATGCAATGAATACAGAGATTAATCCATATGATAAAAGTAGTGGCATTGCCCTAATTAATGTAAATCGTCGTCTTCAGATTAAATACGGAAAAAGCTACGGCATTGATGTCAATAGTATAAAAAATCATGGTACCAAAGTATCCATCCGATTACCAAAAGCACTTTAA
- a CDS encoding alpha-glucosidase, with translation MIMKWWQEAVVYQIYPRSFMDSNNDGIGDLQGIINKLDYIQDLGANVIWLSPVYESPNDDNGYDISDYYSIMGEFGTMQDMERLIKEAGKRDIKIVMDLVANHTTTSHKWFKQALDDKKSKYHDYYYFYENTGKTPNDLQSVFLGSAWEETPDRDEMYLHMFAKSQADLNWHNPQVRKELYQMINWWLEKGIGGFRLDVIDYVAKEIEDKIITDGPKLHDYIREMTEKTFSHYDVMTVGETWSADTEKAIKYSNLDGSELSMIFNFSHILLDMDGEEKWDYKEVSLNELKTDFEERQQGLYNKGWDALFWNNHDLPRIVSRWGDDKQWRVESAKMFGTLLHFMQGTPYVYQGEELGMTNVDFQEIEKFKDIEILNMYHERINRGYSHDEIMNSIHHIGRDNARTPMQWNSTEYGGFSKVAPWININSNYKMINAEAQIADDNSVYSYYKKIIEFRRTSQYKSIIRDGNFELIDKHNEDIFAYKRILGSYELIVICNFRPFKVQYRCNDLLDLEYKNLLLSNYDRMLEEEYLKPYEAKVIFGKK, from the coding sequence ATAATAATGAAGTGGTGGCAAGAGGCAGTTGTGTATCAAATCTATCCTAGAAGTTTTATGGATAGTAACAATGATGGTATTGGAGATTTGCAGGGAATAATTAATAAGTTAGATTATATTCAGGATTTAGGTGCTAATGTAATTTGGTTATCGCCGGTTTATGAATCGCCAAATGATGATAATGGATATGATATCAGTGATTACTATTCGATTATGGGTGAGTTTGGAACCATGCAGGATATGGAACGGTTAATCAAAGAAGCGGGCAAGCGAGATATCAAAATTGTCATGGATCTAGTTGCAAACCATACGACGACATCACATAAATGGTTCAAACAAGCTCTAGATGATAAAAAATCTAAGTACCATGATTACTATTACTTTTATGAAAATACTGGGAAGACACCTAATGATCTCCAATCTGTTTTTTTGGGATCGGCGTGGGAAGAAACCCCAGACCGTGATGAGATGTATTTACATATGTTTGCAAAATCACAGGCAGATTTAAATTGGCATAATCCACAAGTCAGAAAAGAACTGTATCAAATGATTAATTGGTGGTTAGAAAAAGGGATTGGCGGATTTCGACTTGATGTCATCGACTATGTTGCTAAGGAGATAGAAGATAAAATAATAACAGATGGCCCAAAGCTTCATGACTACATTCGTGAAATGACGGAAAAAACGTTTAGTCATTATGATGTTATGACGGTAGGAGAGACATGGAGCGCAGATACTGAAAAAGCTATTAAATATTCTAATTTAGATGGTAGTGAGTTATCCATGATTTTTAACTTTTCGCATATTCTGTTGGATATGGATGGAGAGGAAAAATGGGATTATAAAGAAGTATCCTTAAATGAACTAAAAACAGATTTTGAAGAAAGACAGCAAGGTTTGTATAACAAAGGATGGGATGCACTATTTTGGAATAATCATGATTTGCCTAGAATTGTTTCAAGATGGGGAGATGATAAACAATGGAGAGTTGAATCAGCAAAGATGTTTGGAACGCTTTTACACTTTATGCAAGGAACACCTTATGTGTATCAAGGTGAAGAATTAGGAATGACCAATGTGGATTTTCAAGAAATAGAAAAATTTAAAGATATTGAAATATTAAATATGTATCATGAAAGAATAAATCGTGGATATTCTCATGATGAGATTATGAATTCGATACATCACATAGGACGGGATAATGCTAGAACTCCAATGCAGTGGAATAGCACAGAGTATGGAGGGTTTTCAAAGGTTGCGCCATGGATTAATATTAATAGCAATTACAAGATGATTAATGCAGAAGCTCAAATAGCAGATGACAATTCAGTGTACAGTTATTATAAAAAAATAATCGAATTTAGACGAACAAGTCAATATAAGTCGATTATTCGAGACGGAAACTTTGAACTTATTGATAAACATAATGAAGATATCTTTGCATATAAGCGTATACTTGGATCTTATGAACTTATTGTTATCTGTAACTTCAGACCATTTAAAGTACAATATAGATGTAATGATCTTTTGGATTTAGAGTATAAAAATTTATTGTTATCAAATTATGATAGAATGTTGGAAGAAGAATACTTAAAGCCATATGAAGCAAAAGTGATTTTTGGGAAAAAGTAA
- a CDS encoding sugar ABC transporter substrate-binding protein, whose translation MKLFVKKGLTMMLVFGMLISMMGCSNSSPTEEETETNATQTEKEPESDTGSTESSDNNGLTLEFQQWWGVELPDGVLQEICDGFTKDTGIKIELLSNPYADTKTQIAAGAAAGTMADVVGLDGSWVYDFAKQGSIADMTALMKADGYDDSQLSDQIRVDGNTYMIPVVNFAYPMYVNLDILSGAGITEVPENWTEFVEACVAITESQEGISGWAIPLSTESPSGIQNNFMSWLWASGGSMLENGQPALVDNEDMTATVEFVKELFDKDVVAPGAYAMKESDMVEEFTNGRVGFMTDSLAHLTLIKNEAPDLNMDFMSIPVKDNYVGDSGMDVASWGIGIAENCEYKAEAMQFVEYMMSPEVNAELAVYANAFPGNKKAEPDYSSADPLFVKAYGIYQECYAINEFTGLPTSEELMRIFDEQLQLYIDGDTQSTEEMLSTTQEIWLDAFQ comes from the coding sequence ATGAAGTTATTTGTAAAAAAAGGATTAACAATGATGTTGGTATTTGGAATGCTGATCTCGATGATGGGGTGTTCGAATTCTTCACCAACAGAAGAAGAGACTGAGACCAATGCAACACAGACAGAAAAAGAACCTGAAAGTGATACTGGATCTACAGAAAGTTCTGACAATAATGGATTGACATTAGAATTTCAACAATGGTGGGGTGTGGAATTACCAGATGGTGTCTTGCAGGAAATATGTGATGGATTTACTAAAGATACAGGCATCAAAATTGAATTGCTTAGTAATCCATATGCAGACACAAAAACTCAGATTGCAGCCGGAGCTGCAGCAGGAACTATGGCAGACGTTGTTGGACTTGATGGATCATGGGTGTACGACTTCGCTAAACAAGGATCTATTGCTGATATGACAGCCCTTATGAAAGCTGACGGTTATGATGATAGCCAACTATCTGATCAAATTCGAGTCGACGGAAATACATACATGATTCCGGTTGTTAATTTTGCCTATCCAATGTATGTGAATTTAGATATTTTAAGCGGTGCAGGAATTACAGAGGTCCCTGAAAATTGGACGGAATTTGTGGAGGCATGTGTTGCGATAACAGAATCTCAAGAGGGGATTTCTGGTTGGGCAATTCCTTTGTCCACAGAATCACCAAGTGGAATTCAAAATAACTTCATGAGCTGGTTATGGGCTTCTGGTGGTTCAATGTTAGAAAATGGGCAACCTGCATTAGTAGATAATGAAGATATGACGGCTACAGTTGAATTTGTTAAAGAACTATTTGATAAAGATGTTGTTGCTCCAGGTGCTTACGCAATGAAAGAATCAGATATGGTTGAAGAATTTACAAATGGCCGAGTTGGATTTATGACAGACTCATTAGCACATTTGACACTGATAAAAAACGAAGCTCCAGATTTGAACATGGATTTTATGTCAATTCCGGTTAAAGACAATTATGTAGGAGACAGTGGAATGGATGTAGCAAGTTGGGGAATCGGTATTGCTGAAAATTGTGAATATAAAGCTGAAGCAATGCAGTTTGTCGAATATATGATGAGTCCTGAAGTTAATGCAGAACTGGCAGTCTATGCCAATGCTTTTCCGGGAAATAAAAAAGCTGAACCAGATTATTCGTCAGCAGATCCGTTGTTTGTAAAAGCCTATGGAATTTATCAAGAGTGCTATGCAATTAATGAATTTACAGGACTTCCGACATCAGAAGAGCTGATGCGAATATTTGATGAACAATT
- a CDS encoding sugar ABC transporter permease yields the protein MAKKQIVSKLHHVMIFPAFILFSIFFIYPLVRGIGLSLTDYDGVSAPNFIGLDNFVAFFQDKRAMNDLKTTVLFAVGSAPLLNIFGFLYALLLDSKFKGKGIVRTIIYLPAVISPLIMGYIWYFILQPGRGYLYVLVEVLTNNPLNFNWMASPTIAIGIIIFVNVWQFVGMTMVIYLAGLQAIPEQMHEAGEIDGASYYQRIRYIILPMMIQPIKINVITNIIGSLSVFEIIMALTDGGPGYGTESLSIYIMRMCYGSFTGYSTAVAIILFFIVLIPVMISFKYLNTKEYEA from the coding sequence ATGGCTAAAAAACAAATAGTATCCAAACTGCATCATGTCATGATCTTTCCGGCGTTTATACTGTTTAGCATTTTTTTCATATACCCTTTAGTGCGTGGTATTGGGCTAAGTTTGACAGATTATGATGGAGTTTCAGCACCTAATTTTATAGGTTTGGATAACTTTGTTGCTTTTTTTCAAGATAAAAGGGCAATGAATGATCTAAAAACAACGGTGTTATTTGCTGTTGGCAGTGCGCCGTTGTTGAATATTTTTGGGTTTTTATATGCGCTGCTATTAGACTCCAAGTTTAAAGGCAAGGGGATCGTTCGAACAATTATTTACTTGCCTGCAGTGATTAGCCCTCTAATCATGGGATACATTTGGTATTTTATTCTTCAACCGGGACGTGGATATCTTTATGTTCTGGTTGAAGTATTAACCAATAACCCATTAAATTTTAATTGGATGGCATCACCAACAATAGCGATAGGAATTATTATTTTTGTTAATGTATGGCAGTTTGTTGGGATGACAATGGTAATTTATCTTGCCGGATTGCAAGCGATTCCTGAACAGATGCATGAGGCCGGGGAAATTGATGGAGCAAGTTATTATCAGAGGATAAGATATATCATATTGCCGATGATGATTCAACCGATTAAGATAAATGTAATTACCAATATTATTGGGTCGCTGTCGGTTTTTGAAATCATTATGGCGTTGACAGATGGCGGACCCGGATATGGGACAGAGTCGTTAAGCATATATATTATGCGTATGTGCTATGGAAGTTTTACGGGATACTCGACAGCAGTTGCCATCATTCTATTTTTTATTGTGTTAATACCTGTTATGATCTCGTTTAAGTATTTAAACACAAAAGAATATGAAGCTTAG
- a CDS encoding extracellular solute-binding protein — MKKGFTLFLSSLLVVVMLAACASEGSSDEMVDKVSDETMDEVSDNSSNTMTEEDEASEEVVHIKLFTGKVETVELMNTLIDEFNAANPNIVVEQEFQKDASNVIKVKFASGDVPDIVTVVTQDYINQGMYLDLTQEAWWDRISPSIRDLCTDAISGKQYKVASNMTMAGMYYNKSIFSDLEIEEPRTWSEFEQSMMEVAKTGVTPFFMGGKDSWMLGHLIEFMAHGVIKQQEGATGAKIAFLENDDAKLHFGDENGPMDSFAAAILSARDKKILNEDFLTATYDNQIEAFATGEAAVISQGMWVLGGILEKNPDMADNIGFMPYPAIVDGTSPVVLSAEDSAYAITAASEHPEEAKLFLDFLFQPENVKKYSEFIKSPSAFNDVAPDWGPLKDEVDSALANGINIGFTNESPSGFSGDDAGRMVQELYAGQYDSSIEFAKAYKDVWDKAWNASNN, encoded by the coding sequence ATGAAAAAAGGTTTTACATTATTTTTAAGTTCGTTACTCGTTGTGGTTATGTTGGCAGCATGTGCAAGTGAAGGCTCATCGGATGAAATGGTTGATAAAGTCAGCGATGAAACGATGGATGAAGTGTCAGATAATAGTTCGAACACAATGACGGAGGAAGATGAGGCAAGTGAGGAAGTCGTTCATATTAAGCTGTTTACCGGGAAAGTTGAGACTGTTGAGTTAATGAACACATTAATCGATGAGTTTAATGCAGCTAATCCTAATATTGTGGTAGAACAAGAGTTTCAAAAAGATGCGAGCAATGTGATTAAGGTTAAATTTGCTTCAGGCGATGTTCCGGATATTGTGACGGTTGTAACTCAAGATTATATCAATCAGGGAATGTATTTAGACCTTACACAAGAAGCGTGGTGGGATAGGATTTCTCCATCCATTCGTGATCTTTGTACAGATGCCATATCAGGAAAACAATATAAGGTTGCCAGCAATATGACAATGGCAGGGATGTATTATAACAAGTCTATCTTTAGTGACCTTGAGATAGAGGAACCAAGGACTTGGAGTGAATTTGAACAGAGTATGATGGAGGTTGCAAAGACAGGAGTAACCCCGTTTTTTATGGGAGGTAAGGACTCTTGGATGTTAGGACATTTGATTGAATTTATGGCGCATGGTGTGATTAAGCAACAAGAAGGTGCCACGGGAGCAAAGATTGCATTTTTGGAAAATGATGATGCAAAGTTACACTTTGGAGATGAAAATGGTCCGATGGACAGCTTCGCAGCAGCTATTTTAAGTGCGAGAGATAAAAAAATATTGAATGAGGACTTCTTGACAGCGACATATGATAATCAAATAGAGGCATTTGCAACGGGAGAAGCGGCAGTCATTAGCCAAGGCATGTGGGTACTTGGGGGTATCTTGGAAAAAAATCCAGACATGGCAGATAACATAGGGTTTATGCCATATCCAGCAATTGTTGATGGAACTAGTCCGGTGGTTTTAAGTGCAGAAGATTCAGCGTATGCGATTACGGCGGCTTCAGAACATCCTGAAGAAGCAAAACTATTTTTAGATTTTTTGTTTCAACCAGAGAATGTAAAAAAATATAGTGAGTTTATTAAATCGCCAAGTGCATTTAATGATGTGGCTCCAGATTGGGGTCCGTTGAAGGATGAAGTGGATTCCGCTCTTGCAAATGGGATCAATATCGGTTTTACCAATGAAAGCCCTTCGGGATTTTCTGGTGATGATGCAGGACGAATGGTGCAAGAATTATATGCAGGTCAATATGACTCTTCAATTGAATTTGCAAAAGCATATAAGGATGTGTGGGATAAAGCCTGGAATGCCTCAAATAATTAG
- a CDS encoding carbohydrate ABC transporter permease produces the protein MNRFKHIMKSVVIILITLMALLPFYILLILAMTPPSVNFTEEFVIVPRMYFKNFLDAWQTSQIGQAIVNSLVITVGAIAIVVFFGSMAGYAVARIKNKMNQIIFTIMLGCMMIPGIINTVPLYTLMIDINGINTYWAMILILATNVLPFSTFLYSGFIKGVPKTLEEAAIIDGTTRIGAFFKIVFPLLKPVTSSIIIINGLSIWNNYAQAVFFLQKQSMRTIPLAISMFFQQYGAKWNLMAAAAMIGLAPAVITFLVFQKYFIKGITAGAVKG, from the coding sequence ATGAATAGATTTAAACATATAATGAAGTCAGTAGTGATTATTCTCATAACTCTTATGGCTTTGCTGCCTTTTTACATTTTGCTCATCTTGGCAATGACGCCTCCATCAGTAAACTTTACAGAGGAATTCGTTATAGTGCCTAGAATGTATTTTAAAAATTTTTTGGATGCATGGCAGACATCTCAGATTGGTCAAGCAATCGTTAATTCGCTAGTTATAACGGTTGGAGCTATTGCGATTGTTGTGTTTTTTGGAAGTATGGCAGGCTATGCAGTGGCTCGTATTAAGAACAAGATGAATCAGATTATATTTACGATTATGTTAGGATGTATGATGATTCCAGGAATCATTAACACAGTCCCTTTATATACTTTAATGATTGATATTAACGGTATTAACACTTATTGGGCGATGATTCTCATATTGGCAACGAATGTTTTGCCCTTTTCGACGTTTCTGTATTCTGGATTCATTAAAGGGGTGCCCAAGACTCTTGAAGAAGCCGCGATTATTGATGGAACTACTCGAATAGGCGCATTTTTTAAGATTGTCTTTCCGCTACTTAAACCAGTAACATCATCCATTATTATTATCAATGGATTAAGTATATGGAATAACTATGCACAGGCTGTTTTCTTTTTGCAAAAGCAGTCTATGCGTACAATTCCATTGGCTATATCCATGTTTTTTCAACAATATGGAGCAAAGTGGAATCTGATGGCTGCCGCAGCTATGATTGGATTAGCGCCGGCGGTAATAACATTTCTTGTTTTCCAAAAATACTTTATTAAAGGGATTACCGCAGGGGCGGTAAAAGGTTAA